A stretch of the Odontesthes bonariensis isolate fOdoBon6 chromosome 5, fOdoBon6.hap1, whole genome shotgun sequence genome encodes the following:
- the dbpb gene encoding D site albumin promoter binding protein b → MSRQLSQLPNPDLPAGASPQFGSCTQPAGSLTGGHINAMAGLKSLLQHPMKGDHRLKNPCDTKDKDRLDLDEDSLGVCPMRNGVSNNNSNGCGGGGGGGGGGGGNGGGSYNQFLGPLLWDRTVPADGGLFQLQYMDLEEFLTENGMGSMHNNNSSSSAQIPSQSSQSAVPNQSSQCLPPSSPPGSASSSPSSSSSPSLIGLEVAQPQSLAGGSDCLHGSQTSMNDSCESPCSSSSSSCPPLLTPTGSGPDAVGMFDMDSSDMASNQQSFDPRRHSFSEEELKPQPMIKKARKILVPDDLKDEKYWTRRHKNNEAAKRSRDARRLKENQITVRAAYLERENAALRQEVAEMRKELGRCRNILSKYENRLGDQ, encoded by the exons ATGTCCAGACAGCTCTCCCAGCTTCCGAACCCAGACCTCCCAGCCGGTGCAAGTCCACAGTTTGGAAGTTGTACTCAGCCTGCAGGCTCCCTCACAGGGGGGCACATTAACGCCATGGCTGGTCTGAAGTCCCTCCTGCAGCACCCCATGAAAGGAGACCATCGTTTGAAAAACCCATGCGACACAAAAG ACAAAGACAGGCTGGACCTTGATGAGGACTCTTTGGGAGTGTGCCCCATGAGGAATGGAGTCAGCAATAATAACAGTAATGgctgtggaggaggaggaggtggaggaggaggaggaggtggaaatGGAGGAGGAAGCTACAACCAGTTCCTGGGGCCTCTTTTGTGGGATCGCACCGTGCCTGCAGATGGGGGGCTCTTCCAGCTTCAGTACATGGACTTGGAGGAGTTTCTGACCGAAAATGGAATGGGCAGCATGCACAACAACAATAGCTCCAGTTCGGCCCAGATCCCCTCACAAAGCTCCCAGTCAGCTGTGCCCAACCAGAGTTCCCAGTGTCTACCGCCCTCATCTCCACCTGGATCTGCGTCCTCGTCACCCTCGTCCTCCTCTTCGCCATCTCTCATCGGTCTAGAGGTGGCTCAGCCGCAGAGTCTCGCAGGAGGAAGCGACTGTCTGCATG GGAGTCAGACGAGTATGAACGACTCCTGTGAGTCCCCCTGTTCGTCTTCTTCGTCCTCCTGTCCGCCTCTACTGACGCCGACGGGCAGCGGACCAGATGCAGTTGGAATGTTTGATATGGATTCCTCAGATATGGCCTCAAACCAGCAGAGCTTTGACCCCAGAAGGCACTCCTTTAGTGAAGAGGAGCTGAAGCCGCAGCCAATGATCAAGAAGGCCCGCAAGATCCTGGTGCCCGATGACTTGAAG GATGAGAAGTACTGGACCAGGAGGCATAAAAATAACGAGGCAGCAAAGCGTTCCCGAGACGCTCGCCGTCTCAAGGAGAACCAAATAACTGTGCGTGCCGCCTACCTGGAGAGAGAAAATGCCGCCCTCCGTCAGGAAGTGGCCGAGATGCGGAAGGAACTGGGGCGGTGTCGCAACATCCTTAGTAAATACGAGAACCGCCTCGGAGACCAGTGA
- the ntd5 gene encoding beta-2-glycoprotein 1-like: protein MDCALLLLSLWALTGTVSPQPSGSCPERLLGEETRKMCPRPCKSDSDCGSKRQCLCDGQCGLSCVAPGRTCPWPLPLSDNSEARLLSPTHSFSALLEVRCKPGFAFPNGLDATVRRCQGDRQWSGDDPICTATQPPESTAATTCPLPEEVINTFTIHGDASVGTSIRYSCLSGADIVGSSENFCQDNQTWQYPHPICKKVFCQPPKEVEQGYVVAVQKSEYEVGFDIHYLCKKNFLMDGPQMITCLSTGNWSALPPNCRARCVIPAERSRVVIGGVKRWPFDVTDAMVPHGENVTFFCKHPRKQCSFTAAQNCFDGKLQTPACYLEPTWLQFKLFPHRLVSEIDVCEPGDVE from the exons ATGGACTgtgcactgctgctgctgtccctgtgGGCTCTGACTGGAACGGTGTCCCCGCAGCCTTCAG GGTCATGTCCGGAGAGACTTCTTGGAGAGGAGACGAGGAAGATGTGTCCTCGGCCGTGCAAATCTGACAGCGACTGTGGCAGCAAACGGCAGTGTCTGTGTGACGGCCAGTGTGGTCTCAGCTGTGTGGCTCCAG GTCGTACTTGTCCCTGGCCTCTTCCCCTCAGCGATAACTCAGAAGCTCGCCTCCTTTCTCCCACTCATTCCTTTTCTGCCCTGCTTGAAGTACGCTGCAAGCCAGGCTTCGCATTCCCCAATGGCTTGGATGCCACTGTTCGTCGTTGTCAGGGTGACCGGCAATGGAGTGGGGATGATCCCATCTGCACAG CGACTCAGCCACCTGAAAGCACTGCTGCCACAACTTGTCCTCTGCCAGAGGAGGTGATCAACACCTTCACCATCCACGGTGACGCTTCCGTAGGGACGTCAATCCGCTACAGCTGCCTGTCTGG AGCTGATATTGTTGGGAGCAGTGAAAATTTCTGTCAGGATAATCAGACATGGCAGTATCCGCACCCCATTTGTAAAA AAGTGTTCTGCCAGCCTCCTAAAGAGGTGGAGCAGGGCTATGTGGTTGCCGTTCAGAAGTCTGAGTATGAAGTTGGCTTTGACATCCACTATCTATGCAAAAAGAACTTTCTGATGGATGGACCTCAGATGATCACCTGTCTGTCAACTGGCAACTGGAGCGCATTGCCGCCAAATTGTAGAG CTCGCTGTGTCATCCCTGCTGAGCGAAGCCGTGTGGTGATTGGTGGAGTGAAGCGCTGGCCGTTTGATGTTACAGATGCCATGGTCCCCCACGGGGAAAATGTGACATTCTTCTGCAAACATCCTCGGAAGCAATGCAGCTTCACCGCAGCTCAGAACTGCTTTGATGGAAAGCTGCAGACACCAGCCTGCTACCTTG AGCCCACATGGTTGCAGTTTAAACTCTTCCCTCATCGGCTGGTCTCAGAAATTGATGTGTGTGAGCCTGGAGATGTGGAGTGA
- the LOC142380129 gene encoding uncharacterized protein LOC142380129, with the protein MDSQLASVLTSGSLEVQNGSQCGEGSGPVTEEFLDPKDKISSSTKPGSLKSCPVKAVVTIRQDAQSINGKKPEEGGTSKPASQETSKIGGFRQPITVKTGVPGLRRQPIRIKIVVPPRCKRPITNSAISLTKDCVRSRFKGPVLVSAGAVITERNRSQIHISAVKNEGQIMEVTCKKTEETKAESFHETESEKGEQRSKDREVLDVKILHMDGSETSFISSTNSVKVLSHRGIKEESTEREIEQDVPLILQEIKLKSFETFDEGEMEEQTEPLDLSLPKKRESRERRCGRLLDDFGCEGPLIMEVDEYEGDGDRDMVEEDDDEDSQLYLSGTNLPEESLLSPSFFSTSVLTSLSSVDCDTENLLLIDDQGIPYTLSPDGLKVPQVNASTSQGGLSDQANAAEIEDTGSAHLATLADVSLSLSLDNALKAPSDYLYPSTAHATDLSSQGIDETKAPEIFTSLMTNSDSSGAAESNARAVEEADTVLSSSSGMSLQTQPLQILASPTANAPLLLLSPSSSSQLSSAPVGLSLPLSSPGASTPMFLLLSSVPTSPGDSTSTSTPIAFLDPSTGQLSQITAASAPVSLSLSSGQVSALGSTLPMLSHPVIRLSPNNPPVILSGVNNMTSGPVLTSLAVPSSTIAPQDDHRSTAPLIQTQISYSESNPGSEAISAEEASSENNKPLTFAASSPQPQSAAYDPLAQPTSEAEAQSPASDTKCDSSDLHSEHLPLDDHLYFSSMAAPPSPPMGPILPSGKLDSLDPLDPLSPAESPTALGARRVLCCQLCPRIFFYLSDLERHAITHSQKKPHVCQQCGKAFKRSSHLQRHKHIHTGQRNFVCPICAKRFREAGELQRHQRVHTGEKPYQCQLCHTRFAERNTLRRHTKRKHPYHQVAMEMLNERRDRGGGAEGAGVKEEEESAEWYSSTVSTLDNSESEMEA; encoded by the exons ATGGATTCTCAGTTGGCCTCAGTCCTGACCAGTGGCAGCCTGGAAGTTCAAAATGGCAGCCAGTGTGGAGAGGGATCAGGGCCAGTGACAGAGGAGTTTTTGGACCCAAAGGATAAAATTTCATCCAGCACTAAACCAGGTAGCCTCAAGTCCTGCCCTGTCAAAGCAGTAGTGACCATCAGGCAAGATGCTCAATCAATCAATGGGAAAAAGCCAGAGGAGGGCGGGACTTCTAAGCCAGCCTCTCAGGAAACAAGTAAGATTGGTGGGTTCAGACAGCCAATTACAGTAAAGACTGGAGTGCCTGGTCTGCGCAGGCAGCCAATAAGAATCAAAATTGTTGTTCCCCCACGGTGCAAGAGGCCAATCACAAACTCTGCCATCAGCCTGACCAAAGACTGTGTTCGCTCACGTTTTAAAGGACCTGTTTTAGTCTCTGCAGGAGCAGTGATcacagaaagaaacagaagTCAAATCCATATATCAGCCGTTAAAAATGAAGGACAGATCATGGAAGTCACATGTAAAAAGACTGAAGAAACTAAAGCAGAATCATTCCATGAGACAGAATCAGAGAAGGGGGAACAAAGGAGCAAAGACAGGGAAGTTTTGGATGTTAAAATCCTTCACATGGATGGGTCAGAGACGAGTTTCATCTCCAGCACAAACTCAGTTAAAGTACTGAGCCATCGGGGGATTAAAGAGGAATCTACAGAGAGAGAAATTGAGCAGGATGTTCCTTTAATTTTGCAAGAAATAAAATTGAAGTCTTTCGAAACATTTGATGAGGGGGAAATGGAGGAGCAGACAGAGCCGCTGGACCTGAGTTtgccaaagaaaagagaaagtcGAGAGAGGAGGTGTGGACGGCTATTGGATGATTTTGGCTGTGAGGGCCCGCTGATCATGGAGGTGGACGAATATGAGGGAGACGGAGACAGGGACATGGTAGAAGAGGACGACGACGAGGACTCTCAGCTATATCTAAGTGGTACAAATTTGCCTGAGGAATCTCTCCTGTCTCCCTCTTTCTTTTCTACCTCCGTCCTCACATCCCTTTCCTCAGTTGACTGTGACACTGAAAACCTTCTTCTCATTGACGACCAGGGAATCCCGTACACCCTCAGTCCAGATGGACTCAAAGTGCCACAAGTCAATGCTTCCACGTCACAGGGTGGACTCTCAGATCAGGCCAATGCAGCGGAGATAGAAGACACGGGGTCAGCACATTTGGCCACACTGGCAGATGTTAGCCTCAGCCTAAGTTTAGATAATGCACTAAAAGCACCTTCTGATTATCTTTACCCCTCAACAGCCCATGCCACTGATTTGTCATCGCAAGGCATTGATGAGACAAAAGCTCCAGAAATCTTTACAAGTTTGATGACAAACTCAGATTcttcaggagcagcagagtcGAACGCTCGAGCTGTTGAGGAGGCTGATACAGTTTTGTCCTCTTCCTCTGGGATGTCACTTCAAACCCAACCCCTTCAGATCCTTGCAAGTCCTACAGCCAATGCTCCCCTTCTCCTCCTGtctccttcctcttcctctcaacTCTCCTCAGCTCCAGTTGGCCTCTCGCTTCCCCTTTCTTCACCCGGTGCTTCCACTCCTatgtttctcctcctctcttctGTACCCACTTCACCCGGTGATTCCACTTCTACCTCCACCCCTATCGCTTTCCTCGACCCCTCGACGGGTCAGTTGTCCCAGATTACAGCAGCCTCAGCTCCAGTCTCCCTTTCTTTATCTTCTGGTCAGGTCAGCGCTTTGGGATCAACTCTCCCCATGCTGTCTCACCCTGTCATCAGACTGAGCCCCAACAACCCTCCTGTCATCCTGTCAGGCGTGAATAACATGACCTCTGGCCCCGTTCTCACCTCTCTCGCTGTCCCTTCGTCCACCATTGCTCCGCAGGATGACCACCGCAGCACGGCTCCCCTTATTCAAACTCAGATCAGCTACTCTGAATCAAACCCTGGAAGTGAAGCCATATCTGCTGAAGAAGCCTCAAGTGAAAACAACAAGCCATTAACTTTTGCAGCATCCTCTCCGCAACCCCAGTCTGCGGCATATGACCCTTTAGCTCAGCCCACTTCAGAGGCAGAGGCGCAGTCACCAGCTTCAGACACTAAATGTGACTCCTCAGACCTCCACTCTGAACATTTACCTCTAGATGACCATCTTTACTTCTCCAGCATGGCTGCTCCACCCTCCCCTCCCATGGGACCCATCCTCCCCTCAGGCAAACTTGACTCCCTTGACCCCCTGGACCCTCTGTCACCTGCAGAGTCTCCTACGGCTCTGGGCGCCCGCAGGGTGCTGTGCTGCCAGCTGTGCCCGCGGATCTTCTTTTACCTCTCTGACCTTGAGCGCCATGCCATCACTCATTCACAGAAGAAGCCTCATGTCTGCCAGCAGTGCGGCAAAGCCTTCAAACGCTCCAGCCATCTGCAG AGACACAAGCACATCCACACAGGCCAGAGGAACTTTGTGTGCCCCATATGCGCCAAGCGCTTCAGGGAGGCGGGTGAGCTCCAGCGCCATCAAAGGGTGCACACCGGAGAGAAGCCCTACCAGTGCCAACTTTGCCACACGCGCTTTGCCGAGCGCAACACTCTGCGCCGACACACCAAACGCAAACACCCCTATCACCAGGTGGCCATGGAAATGCTTAACGAGAGAAGAGACAGAGGGGGAGGTGCTGAAGGAGCAGGAGtgaaggaggaagaagagagcGCCGAATGGTACAGCTCCACCGTGTCAACTTTGGATAACTCCGAGTCCGAGATGGAGGCTTGA